CTTCCTTGATGGCCAGAGGGTTTGGCTTGTCGTCACCCTTGATCTTGTCCATCGTGTTGTAGGCGATGTAACCCAGGTTGAAGCCTGCCTGATCCGGCATCTTCAGCTCTTTGTCGGCCTTGAGTGGCGCAAGGTCGGCTGGACGTGGGTAAGCAGTGATCTGGCATTCGCCTTTCTTCAGCTTTTGCGCACGTACCGACGCGTCGGTGGTGATAGCGAAGATCAGGTTGTCGATCTTCACGTCTTCAGGCTTCCAGTAATCCTTGTTGCCGGTGTAGCGGATGTTGGAGTCTTTCTGGTAGCTCTTGAACACGAACGGGCCAGTGCCGATCGGCTTCTGGTTGATGTCCGCAGCCTTGCCTTCCTTGAGCAATTGCGCAGCGTATTCAGCGGACTGAATAGAGGCAAAGCTCATTGCCATGTTCTGGATGAACGCAGCATCAACGGTTTTCAGGACAAACTTGACCGTGTGGTCGTCGACTTTTTCGATCTTGGCGATGTTGGTGTCCATGGCCATGTCGGTGAAGTACGGGAATTCGGTCGGGTACGCTTTGCGGAACGGCATATCCTTGTCAATCATGCGATTGAACGTGAACAGCACGTCATCGGCATTGAACGTGCGGGTAGGCTTGAAGTAAGGCGTGGTGTGGAACTTGACGCCTTCACGCAAATGGAAGGTGTAGGTCAGCACGTCGGGAGAGATATCCCAGCTGGTGGCCAGACCTGGCACAACTGCGGTACCGCCACGTTCGAACTGGCTCAAACGGTTGAAAATGGTTTCTGCCGCTGCGTCGAAGTCAGTACCAGTGGTGTACTGGCCTGGGTCGAAACCGGCCGGGCTGCCTTCGGAGCAGAACACAAGGTTCGATGCTGCCTGGGCGAAAGGAGCTGCAGCAAGCAAACCTGCGCTGAGTAGAAACGGAATGACCGCTTGTTTGAGCATGGTGGCCTCAGTTGTTGTCATTTTTTAAGAGAGGGAATGACCTTGTGAGTCAGACCTGAGTGATAGTTATGCAGGGGCCATACCCAAAGCAAGATCCTGACGTCAAAGAAGACACAATGTGTGGCACGAGCGTACACGAATGTCGCAAAAGTATAATTATTGGCGCATTTGATCGTTTGCGCGTCGCAATCGGGAATGTTTTACGCACCAACTGCGCGCAACCGATCGTGGTGATTGCACCCGGTTAGCGCGCGAGTGTTACCAATATTTTGGATTGGTCCGGCTTATTGGCTCAGGCTGACCCCATAAAAAGGTGTCAGGCCGAACGGGCTCAATTTGAAGTCCTGGACTTCCTTGCGCATCGGCTGGAAGACCTTGGAATTGGCAATCGGCGTGATCGGCACCTGGGCCTTGAGAATGTGCTGGGCCTGTTGGTAAAGCTTGATTCGCTCGTCGCGATTGGTGGTCAGCTTGGCCTGTTGCACCAGTTTGTCGTAGGCCGGATCACACCATTTGGCGTAGTTGCTGCCCTTGACCGCCGCGCAGCTGTACAACACGCCGAGCCAGTTGTCCGGATCGCCATTGTCGCCCGTCCAGCCGTAGATCATCACGTCGTGCTCGCCCGCCTTGGCGCGCTTGATGTATTCGCCCCATTCATAACTGACGATGTTGGCCTTGATGCCGATCTTCGACCAGTCGGCCTGAATCATCTGCGCCGACATGCGTGCGTTGGGGTTCGACGCGCGCTGGACGGTCATGGCCCACAGGTTGATCTGGGTGCCTGGCGCGATGCCGGCTTCCTTGAGTAGCTCTTTGGCCTTGGTCGGGTCGTATGGCGCGTCTTTTACGGTTGGGTCGTAGCTCCACTGGCCCGGCGGGATGGCGTTCTCGGCCAATTGGCCGGCGCTCTGGTAAACCGCCTTGATGATCGCCGGCTTGTCGATGGCCATGTCCAGCGCCTGACGCACCTTGAGTTGATCCAGTGGCGCGTGGGTCACGTTATAAGCCAGGAATCCCAGGTTGAAGCCGGGCTGGCTCAACACCTTGAGGTTCGGGTCTTTCTGCATCAGTTCGATGTCTTGCGGGCGCGGATAACCGCTGACCTGGCATTCGCCGGCCTTGAGCTTCTGCAACCGCACGGCAGCGTCGCTGTTGATCGAGAAAATCAGGTGATCGAGTTTGACGTCCTCGGGTTTCCAGTACGCCTTGTTGGCGTCGTAGCGAATCTGCGTGTCCTTCTGATAACGCTTGAACACGAACGGGCCGGTGCCAATCGGCTTCTGGTTGATCTCTTCGGCCTTGCCCTGCTTGAGCAACTGGTCGGCGTATTCGGCGGACTGGATCGAGGCAAAGCTCATCGCCAGGTTCTGCACGAAAGCGGCGTCAATGTTGTTCAGGTTGAACGTGACGGTCTGGTCGTCGACCTTTGTCACGCTCTTGATGGTTTTGTTCATGTCCATGTCGGTGAAATAGGGCGACTCGGACGGGTAAGCCTTGCGAAACGGCTGGTTGGCATCCAGCAGCCGATTGAAAGTGAACAGTACGTCGTCGGCGTTGAAATCCCGGCTTGGCTTGAAGTAATCGGTGGTGTGGAACTTCACGCCGGGGCGCAGGTGAAAGGTGTACGTCAGGCCGTCGCTGGAAACATCCCAGCGGGTTGCCAGCCCTGGCTCGACTTCAGTGCCGCCACGCTTGAATTGCGTCAGGCGATTGAACACTGTTTCGGCGGACGCATCGAAATCCGTGCCGCTGGTGTACTGGCTCGGATCGAAGCCTGCGGGGCTGGCTTCCGAGCAATACACAAGGGTGCTGGCGGCTTGGGCA
This genomic window from Pseudomonas sp. G.S.17 contains:
- a CDS encoding ABC transporter substrate-binding protein, producing MTPTLFKPLLLTTALLACAPFAQAASTLVYCSEASPAGFDPSQYTSGTDFDASAETVFNRLTQFKRGGTEVEPGLATRWDVSSDGLTYTFHLRPGVKFHTTDYFKPSRDFNADDVLFTFNRLLDANQPFRKAYPSESPYFTDMDMNKTIKSVTKVDDQTVTFNLNNIDAAFVQNLAMSFASIQSAEYADQLLKQGKAEEINQKPIGTGPFVFKRYQKDTQIRYDANKAYWKPEDVKLDHLIFSINSDAAVRLQKLKAGECQVSGYPRPQDIELMQKDPNLKVLSQPGFNLGFLAYNVTHAPLDQLKVRQALDMAIDKPAIIKAVYQSAGQLAENAIPPGQWSYDPTVKDAPYDPTKAKELLKEAGIAPGTQINLWAMTVQRASNPNARMSAQMIQADWSKIGIKANIVSYEWGEYIKRAKAGEHDVMIYGWTGDNGDPDNWLGVLYSCAAVKGSNYAKWCDPAYDKLVQQAKLTTNRDERIKLYQQAQHILKAQVPITPIANSKVFQPMRKEVQDFKLSPFGLTPFYGVSLSQ
- a CDS encoding ABC transporter substrate-binding protein, yielding MLKQAVIPFLLSAGLLAAAPFAQAASNLVFCSEGSPAGFDPGQYTTGTDFDAAAETIFNRLSQFERGGTAVVPGLATSWDISPDVLTYTFHLREGVKFHTTPYFKPTRTFNADDVLFTFNRMIDKDMPFRKAYPTEFPYFTDMAMDTNIAKIEKVDDHTVKFVLKTVDAAFIQNMAMSFASIQSAEYAAQLLKEGKAADINQKPIGTGPFVFKSYQKDSNIRYTGNKDYWKPEDVKIDNLIFAITTDASVRAQKLKKGECQITAYPRPADLAPLKADKELKMPDQAGFNLGYIAYNTMDKIKGDDKPNPLAIKEVRQALDMAVNKQGIIDAVYQGAGQLAVNAMPPTQWSYDTTIKDAPFDVEKAKALLKQAGVKEGTEITLWAMPVQRPYNPNAKLMAEMLQSDWKKIGINAKIVSYEWGEYIKRAKAGENGAMLIGWSGDNGDPDNWLGTLFGCDAVNGNNFAKWCDKPFDTLIHQAKETPDQAKRTELYKQAQHLLKEAVPMTPIAHSTVYQPMRTSVQDFKISPFGLNSFYGVSVSGK